A DNA window from Vigna angularis cultivar LongXiaoDou No.4 chromosome 1, ASM1680809v1, whole genome shotgun sequence contains the following coding sequences:
- the LOC108328666 gene encoding LRR receptor-like serine/threonine-protein kinase GSO1, whose product MAAIMLLLIFSFLTSISEPCHVVDKEALLEFKSRIISDPSKLLDSWTPSSDCCHSWEGIACGSTGRVINLTRIGVVFDVDEIPLETYMSGTLSPYLGNLSALQVLDLSNLKQLHGPIPSQLAKLSHLTKLFLYSNQLSGGVPASFENLSRLQSLYLDNNQLFGNVPFSVFASFKSLLQLGLSGNRLSGAIPSSVGRMVFLTRLDLHQNNFHGNIPSSIGNLVNLKDLDFSYNQISGRIPESIGRLSQLVFLDLMHNNLSGNLPFSIGDLSSLKFCSLAANKLTGVLPYSIGKLGNVRRVILENNKLTGMLPSTIGDLASLTDLFLANNEFSGKIPPSFGNLVNLQTLDFSRNQFSGLLPSQLAKLQSLQTLDLSFNPLGLAKVPKWISKLRVFQLKLAQTGINGQLPKWLAYSSVTTLDLSSNALTGKLPWWIGNMTRLSFLNLSNNQFHSSIPVAFMGLSSLMDLDLHSNKLTGSLRPVFEKEVQFSLGHLNSVDLSNNKFCGPIDDNIGQKASMSSIKSLALSHNPLGGSIPKSIGKLRELEILDLEDSGLSGNIPEELGDAETLTKINISKNKLSGNIPEKVLNLKKLEEFDVSRNRLRGRIPPHKAMFPISAFVGNRGLCGRPLPPCKLRYR is encoded by the coding sequence ATGGCAGCCATAATGTTGCTTctcattttctcatttcttACCTCAATTTCGGAGCCATGTCACGTGGTGGACAAAGAAGCATTACTAGAATTCAAGAGCAGGATCATCTCTGACCCTTCAAAACTGCTAGATTCCTGGACACCTTCATCTGACTGCTGCCACAGTTGGGAAGGCATCGCATGTGGTTCCACTGGCAGGGTCATCAACCTTACTAGAATCGGCGTCGTGTTCGACGTCGATGAAATCCCTCTCGAAACCTACATGTCAGGAACCTTGTCACCTTATCTTGGAAACTTGTCTGCTTTGCAAGTTTTGGACCTTAGCAATCTGAAGCAGTTGCATGGTCCAATACCATCACAACTCGCCAAGCTATCCCACTTGACTAAACTTTTTCTCTATTCAAACCAGCTCTCAGGTGGGGTACCCGCGTCTTTCGAAAACCTTTCACGGCTTCAGAGTTTGTACCTCGATAACAACCAATTGTTTGGTAATGTTCCTTTTTCTGTCTTTGCCTCCTTCAAGTCTCTTTTACAACTTGGTCTATCCGGGAACAGGCTTTCTGGGGCGATTCCTTCTTCCGTTGGAAGAATGGTATTTCTCACTAGGCTTGACCttcatcaaaacaattttcatggAAACATTCCTTCTAGCATTGGAAATCTTGTAAACCTCAAGGACTTGGATTTCTCTTATAATCAGATTAGTGGAAGAATCCCAGAGTCAATCGGGAGACTTTCacaattggtttttctggacctCATGCATAATAATCTCTCAGGAAACCTCCCTTTTTCTATTGGGGATTTAAGTTCTCTCAAGTTTTGCAGTTTAGCAGCGAACAAGCTAACAGGCGTTTTGCCTTATTCCATTGGAAAACTCGGCAATGTGCGTAGGGTAATCCTTGAGAACAATAAACTCACTGGGATGTTACCTTCCACCATTGGCGATCTAGCTAGTTTAACTGATTTATTTCTCGCAAACAATGAATTCAGTGGCAAAATTCCACCTTCCTTTGGCAATTTAGTCAACCTGCAAACACTGGATTTCTCAAGAAACCAATTTTCTGGTCTACTTCCCTCTCAACTTGCTAAACTACAGAGTTTGCAAACTTTAGACTTGTCATTCAACCCATTAGGACTAGCCAAAGTACCCAAGTGGATATCCAAGTTAAGAGTTTTTCAGTTGAAACTGGCCCAGACAGGGATCAATGGTCAACTTCCAAAGTGGCTTGCATATTCATCAGTGACAACCCTTGATTTGTCAAGCAATGCATTGACGGGGAAATTGCCATGGTGGATTGGAAACATGACTCGCCTTTCCTTCCTGAACCTGTCAAACAACCAGTTCCACTCGTCAATCCCAGTGGCATTCATGGGCCTTTCTTCTCTGATGGACCTTGACCTCCATTCCAATAAGCTCACAGGATCCCTGAGACCGGTGTTTGAGAAAGAGGTTCAATTTTCGCTAGGCCATTTGAACTCCGTCGACCTATCTAACAACAAGTTTTGCGGTCCCATTGACGACAACATTGGACAAAAGGCCTCAATGAGTTCAATCAAATCTCTTGCATTGTCACACAACCCGTTGGGAGGATCTATTCCAAAGTCAATTGGGAAACTGAGAGAATTGGAGATTCTGGACCTTGAAGACAGTGGACTCTCAGGGAATATACCTGAAGAGCTTGGTGATGCCGAAACGTTAACAAAGATTAATATTTCAAAGAACAAATTAAGTGGCAACATACCAGAGAAGGTCCTAAATTTGAAGAAACTTGAAGAGTTCGATGTGTCAAGAAACAGACTCAGAGGGAGGATCCCTCCACATAAGGCCATGTTTCCTATTTCAGCTTTTGTGGGTAATCGTGGATTGTGTGGAAGACCTCTTCCTCCTTGTAAACTTCGTTATAGATAA
- the LOC108323856 gene encoding uncharacterized protein LOC108323856: protein MVGIMQNVSSLLSMEIDGSDVEPGTTTDGSTAKKSKRCKRKSFMVNEEGQMGSREKLAKKILLSLTRPSYVLGLGPKPLRKENRTRLRYLLRRLVNQHHWVEASGVLSAYMKGTLNETSPFMNRLKFWVLMELLNRVKNNSINPTRIKNLYDIWSKKIGSMKTWPLQSRYAVHFEFIFFCLMQGNAGDAYQLALCIEQNKVDIDPVLKMMMGLTFYEMWYSSIPKEFQWRNSDQFDLQENSHMEISFTNKTGQSEPYNSVESHMAESHCQRDSDASIMNDKHISRDVVFSEDIEVGTNKREKTHQNFQPEGFYLNSEEQNGFGDPFSNSGGLTQDILHGLGGLDLWLLPLHFSDESNLEEFMYLQIDQPNDYYKNSVKYLQLALNSEPSASAALLPLVQLLLIGGQVDEALNMLEKQCCNAASVLPLRVRAALLERFDRNNSGMLLICFENILKKDPTCSDALAKLIKMHQNGEYSLESMLEMIALHLDATDSEHNTWKVLSSCFLTLYSYEEDCMSSCPMQTKNGHKQLRSFDKTPKIFTDGTSGKSWYLRCRWWITRHFSNSKLESEIESDDLQLLTCKAACASYMYGREFSYVEKAYSHLEKENDKELLSLLDKHRGNSLGIYKKFRKKLNI from the exons ATGGTTGGGATAATGCAAAATGTCTCTAGTTTGTTATCAATGGAAATTGATGGATCAGATGTGGAACCCGGGACCACAACTGACGGTTCCACCGCGAAGAAATCAAAGCGCTGTAAGAGGAAGAGTTTTATGGTGAACGAGGAAGGGCAAATGGGGTCGCGAGAGAAGCTGGCAAAAAAAATCTTGTTGTCTCTTACTAGGCCTTCCTACGTCTTGGGATTGGGTCCCAAACCTCTGAGGAAGGAAAACCGTACGAGGTTGCGCTACCTGCTGCGCAGACTCGTCAACCAGCATCACTGGGTCGAAGCAAGTGGTGTTCTCAGTGCCTATATGAAGGGCACACTTAATGAGACCTCGCCCTTCATGAATCGTCTTAAATTTTGG GTTTTAATGGAGCTTCTAAATCGTGTGAAAAATAATTCTATTAATCCCACAAGAATCAAGAACCTCTATGATATTTGGTCGAAAAAAATTGGATCAATGAAGACTTGGCCTTTACAG AGCAGATACGCAGTCCACTTTGAGTTCATCTTTTTCTGTCTTATGCAAGGCAATGCAGGGGATGCATACCAGCTTGCTTTATg TATTGAACAAAACAAAGTTGATATTGATCCTGTGTTAAAGATGATGATGGGGTTGACATTCTATGAGATGTGGTATTCTTCAATCCCCAAAGAATTCCAGTGGAGAAACTCAGACCAGTTTGACTTGCAAGAGAACTCACATATGGAGATCTCATTTACCAATAAAACTGGACAGTCGGAGCCGTATAATTCAGTTGAATCCCACATGGCTGAGTCCCATTGTCAACGTGATTCAGATGCCTCTATCATGAATGATAAGCATATATCTAGGGATGTTGTATTCAGTGAAGACATAGAGGTTGGTactaataaaagagaaaaaacacaTCAGAACTTTCAACCAGAAGGTTTTTACTTAAATTCTGAAGAGCAAAACGGATTTGGAGACCCTTTTTCTAACAGTGGAGGTCTTACACAAGATATCTTACACGGCCTtg GGGGACTTGATTTGTGGTTGCTGCCCTTGCATTTTTCTGATGAGAGCAATTTGGAGGAGTTCATGTATTTGCAAATAGATCAGCCTAATGACTATTACAAAAATTCAGTGAAATATTTGCAACTAGCTCTCAACTCAGAACCTTCTGCTTCGGCAGCATTACTTCCATTGGTACAG CTGTTGCTAATTGGAGGACAAGTTGACGAGGCTCTAAATATGCTTGAGAAGCAGTGCTGTAATGCAGCCTCTGTATTGCCATTAAG AGTGAGGGCTGCTCTCTTGGAGCGTTTTGATCGAAACAACTCTGGCATGCTTCTTATCTGTTTTGAGAATATATTGAAGAAGGATCCAACATGTAGTGATGCCTTAGCCAAACTTATCAAGATGCACCAAAATG GAGAGTATAGTCTTGAGTCTATGCTGGAAATGATTGCTTTACATTTAGATGCTACAGATTCAGAACACAATACGTGGAAGGTGTTATCTTCATGTTTCTTAACGCTGTATTCCTACGAAGAAGACTGTATGTCTTCATGCCCCATGCAAACCAAAAATGGACACAAGCAACTTCGTTCCTTTGACAAAACCCCTAAAATATTTACGGATGGTACATCGGGAAAATCTTGGTATCTTCGCTGTAGGTGGTGGATAACAAGACATTTCAGCAATAGCAAGCTAGAATCCGAGATTGAATCAg ATGATTTGCAGTTACTCACATGCAAAGCAGCATGTGCATCGTATATGTATGGACGCGAGTTCAGCTATGTTGAGAAGGCTTATTCTcatttagagaaagaaaatgataaagagTTGTTGTCTTTGTTGGATAAGCACAGGGGAAATTCATTaggaatttataaaaaatttcgaaagaaattaaacatataa